One window of Deltaproteobacteria bacterium HGW-Deltaproteobacteria-4 genomic DNA carries:
- a CDS encoding tRNA adenosine(34) deaminase TadA, which yields MTTVVETVDNLFMREALRLAQLAQSLGEVPIGAVLVHAGQIIGQGYNLREISQDPTTHAEMVAIRQAAISLGSWRLLDCTLYVTLEPCVMCMGAIILARIPRLVYGCRDPRVGAAGSIYNFAGDERFNHRVETTEGILGGECSTLLSQFFQKLRAAKRLERMRPNDDSVC from the coding sequence ATGACGACCGTGGTCGAGACCGTTGACAACTTGTTTATGCGCGAAGCTCTCAGGCTGGCGCAGTTGGCACAGTCACTCGGTGAGGTGCCGATCGGTGCGGTTCTTGTTCATGCCGGCCAGATTATCGGGCAGGGCTACAATCTGCGGGAGATCAGTCAGGATCCTACGACTCACGCCGAGATGGTCGCTATTCGCCAGGCTGCCATAAGTCTGGGCTCTTGGCGGCTATTGGATTGCACCCTTTATGTCACCCTTGAACCGTGTGTGATGTGTATGGGGGCAATTATTCTGGCGAGAATTCCGCGTCTTGTTTACGGCTGTCGTGATCCGCGCGTCGGGGCAGCTGGCTCGATTTATAACTTTGCTGGTGATGAACGTTTTAATCATCGTGTCGAAACGACTGAAGGAATTCTCGGCGGGGAATGCAGCACCCTTTTGAGTCAGTTTTTTCAAAAACTCCGTGCCGCAAAAAGATTAGAACGGATGCGCCCTAACGACGACTCCGTTTGTTAA
- a CDS encoding methyl-accepting chemotaxis protein — translation MNLKNSISMKIVASLTAVLVVVCGIFATVLIRQRTAVLEADMLLRGRTMAIFGAATMRQVLEQAINSGRLTEAQVFDTNYRKIVEGPLAGAAIPKYHTEYDSYLDQAILRTQDTLVEEDDAVVFAVLVDKNGYLPVHNSKYSLSLSGDDAKDQVGNRTKRIFDDPVGLAAGKYTGADNNKILRQIYKRDTGETMWDISAPVYVNGKHWGGFRIGYSMTRIDAAVTSLRNDILIGMGMILLFSTVTIAFVVTRLVRPLKELTVVADRIAAGHLNETIDIKSDDEIGKLASAFNKMTQVIVRNLRSEVEKSERLIESVKEAIQQLSSSASEIMAISAQQAAGASGQASAVQQATTTSEEIAVTARQVAENAILVESQAQQANAAGQVGRNEADNAMTGMGELKTRIESVAQAMLQLGEDSQKIGGIVDIIDEISDQTNLLALNAAIEAAGAGEAGKRFSIVANEVKRLAERTADATGQIKNLVNAIQKATNGTIMLTEEGSKGVDRASELVARVAAALQEISRMVHETSAAAREIKFSTQQQTTASEQMAETIAEVRDVAAQVAVSSKETTQAIAELTALAERLQSLVAEEV, via the coding sequence ATGAATTTAAAAAACAGTATTTCGATGAAGATCGTTGCCTCATTAACCGCTGTCCTCGTTGTCGTTTGCGGCATCTTTGCGACCGTGTTGATCCGCCAGCGGACGGCAGTCCTCGAAGCCGACATGCTCCTGCGTGGTCGGACAATGGCAATCTTTGGAGCAGCAACCATGCGCCAGGTGTTGGAGCAGGCGATCAATAGCGGGCGCCTGACCGAAGCCCAGGTCTTTGACACCAACTATCGCAAGATCGTTGAGGGCCCTCTGGCCGGAGCCGCCATTCCGAAATACCATACTGAATATGACAGCTATCTCGATCAAGCGATCCTGCGGACGCAGGATACTCTGGTCGAAGAAGATGATGCCGTGGTCTTTGCCGTGCTTGTCGACAAAAACGGTTATCTGCCGGTTCACAACAGTAAGTATTCCCTCTCCTTGAGCGGCGATGACGCAAAAGACCAGGTTGGCAACCGCACCAAGCGGATCTTTGATGATCCGGTTGGACTGGCCGCAGGCAAATACACCGGCGCCGACAACAACAAGATCCTCCGTCAAATTTACAAACGCGATACCGGTGAGACGATGTGGGACATCAGCGCCCCGGTCTATGTCAACGGCAAGCATTGGGGCGGCTTCCGCATCGGCTATTCAATGACACGGATCGATGCTGCCGTCACCTCCTTGCGCAATGATATCCTCATTGGCATGGGAATGATTCTGCTCTTTTCGACCGTGACCATTGCTTTTGTCGTCACCCGCCTGGTCCGCCCCCTTAAGGAACTGACCGTCGTCGCCGACCGCATTGCCGCCGGCCACCTCAATGAAACCATCGACATCAAGAGCGACGATGAAATCGGCAAGTTGGCGAGTGCTTTCAACAAGATGACGCAGGTCATTGTCCGCAACCTGCGCAGCGAAGTCGAAAAGAGTGAACGGCTCATCGAAAGTGTCAAGGAGGCGATCCAGCAGCTTTCTTCCAGTGCCAGCGAAATAATGGCGATCTCGGCGCAGCAGGCAGCCGGGGCGAGTGGCCAGGCTTCAGCCGTACAGCAGGCAACGACCACTTCGGAAGAGATTGCCGTCACCGCCCGTCAGGTTGCCGAGAATGCCATCCTCGTCGAATCGCAGGCGCAGCAGGCGAATGCCGCCGGGCAGGTCGGGCGGAACGAAGCTGACAACGCCATGACCGGCATGGGCGAACTCAAGACCAGGATCGAATCGGTGGCGCAGGCAATGCTGCAACTCGGCGAAGATTCACAGAAGATCGGCGGCATCGTCGATATCATCGATGAAATTTCTGACCAGACCAATCTCCTTGCCCTCAATGCCGCGATCGAGGCGGCCGGTGCCGGCGAAGCAGGAAAACGTTTCTCGATCGTCGCCAATGAAGTTAAAAGGCTGGCGGAGCGAACCGCCGATGCTACCGGTCAGATCAAAAATCTCGTCAATGCCATCCAGAAAGCGACCAATGGCACGATTATGCTCACCGAAGAGGGGAGCAAGGGAGTCGACCGCGCCAGCGAACTGGTGGCGCGCGTCGCCGCTGCGCTGCAAGAGATCAGTCGCATGGTCCATGAAACGTCCGCAGCGGCGCGCGAGATCAAGTTCTCCACGCAACAACAGACGACGGCCAGCGAGCAGATGGCTGAGACGATTGCCGAAGTGCGGGATGTCGCCGCCCAGGTGGCGGTGAGCAGCAAAGAGACGACCCAGGCGATTGCCGAATTGACAGCATTGGCTGAGCGTCTTCAATCTCTGGTCGCAGAAGAGGTCTAG
- a CDS encoding two-component system response regulator yields MAKKTILIIDDSASMRAILEDMLTDAGYNVVEAVDGYAGLELVKKTKFDLIITDLSMPVLDGTAFVREAKKMTSCKFVPIVVLTAEGDAAKLEEAKKAGASTWLTKPFKEKQLRAVLQMVIG; encoded by the coding sequence ATGGCTAAAAAAACAATCTTAATTATTGATGACTCAGCTTCCATGCGCGCCATTCTTGAAGATATGCTCACGGATGCCGGCTATAATGTCGTGGAAGCGGTCGATGGTTATGCAGGGCTTGAGCTGGTTAAAAAAACAAAGTTTGATTTAATTATTACTGATCTTTCCATGCCCGTCCTTGACGGCACGGCCTTTGTGCGTGAAGCGAAAAAGATGACCAGCTGCAAATTTGTACCGATTGTCGTTTTGACGGCAGAAGGAGACGCCGCCAAACTCGAAGAAGCAAAGAAGGCCGGAGCTTCGACTTGGCTGACCAAGCCCTTCAAAGAGAAGCAACTGCGGGCAGTACTCCAGATGGTTATCGGTTGA